In Scleropages formosus chromosome 20, fSclFor1.1, whole genome shotgun sequence, a single window of DNA contains:
- the LOC108923912 gene encoding alpha-1,6-mannosylglycoprotein 6-beta-N-acetylglucosaminyltransferase B-like, with amino-acid sequence MRIALRPRSCCLLLCLLLSVLTLMLQNLWIPPDMASDKPPGLEPAGQQGPRNSVRRLVLRLDALSSQIQHMNQERGSSAPSKEDLTLFLQRFSNNHENLVRSLERELLHMSRKLDRLLQKAPASPPYDPASQRGIPQVCQVPDNPAFPLCAGKVEFLRTSWHADPCYAFYGVDGSTCSILAYLSEREDFCPPLPDSSPIARSWNGRPTRHEDQAVIQNDLGPLYELMRDDSSPAVQFMKSRIERLASRWTIAGERMRQKVALRTPSQLRVLLYPGVLAGAGGQRLARMVEKGGPLGELVQWADISASFFILGHKLTFTISQDHLHSLIRAAPGRGSCPIQGPIPFDLIYTDYHGLAHLRGAMGLSFQHYQCRFRILDSFGTEPAFNVGEYARKRGYTTMWGSWGLQPLQYMTMFPHTPDNSFMGFVSEEVGDGEASRSQRKENIAVVYGKQAYMWQGKERYLEIISRELEIHGTVYQRDGQPSPLPSFVTNHGLLAQDQLQRLLRRAKLFVGLGFPYEGPAPLEAIALGCVFLQPRFHPPHSSVNNDFYKGKPTMREVHSQHPYTEDFIGKPYVWTVDMDNTTEVQEAVRAILSLKVDPFIPHEFTCEGMLERVYAYIAHQDFCSLSVPSWPSEDNLAMRLGPLGQSCVAVCRHTALRCEPALFHHLNHPTAFQKLGLTCASTEQEVDHLFPAYSPWGRRCSLQQDSLLYSCAGGHPSYRRLCPCRAFQPGQVALCPGCL; translated from the exons ATGCGCATCGCACTGCGGCCCAGGAG TTGCTGCCTGCTGCTATGCCTGTTGCTGTCAGTGCTCACCCTCATGCTTCAGAACCTGTGGATCCCCCCAGATATGGCCTCAGACAAGCCCCCGGGACTAGAACCCGCAGGTCAGC AAGGCCCTCGGAACAGCGTGCGCAGGCTGGTCTTGCGCCTGGATGCCCTCAGCTCCCAGATCCAACACATGAACCAGGAGAGGGGGAGCTCAGCTCCATCGAAGGAGGACCTCACGCTCTTCTTGCAGCG TTTCAGTAACAACCACGAGAACCTGGTGCGCTCTTTGGAGAGGGAGCTGCTGCACATGTCTCGGAAGCTGGATCGGCTCCTCCAGAAGGCCCCTGCGTCGCCGCCCTACGACCCTGCTTCACAAAGAG GTATACCTCAGGTGTGTCAAGTGCCGGACAATCCCgcttttcctctgtgtgctggGAAGGTGGAG TTCCTGCGCACCAGCTGGCACGCCGATCCTTGCTACGCCTTCTACGGCGTTGACGGCTCCACCTGCTCCATACTGGCTTACCTGAGTGAAAGAGAGGATTTCTGTCCCCCGCTTCCTGACAGCAGCCCCATCGCCCGCTCCTGGAACGGGCGGCCGACGCGTCACGAAGATCAG GCCGTTATACAGAACGACTTAGGTCCGCTGTATGAGCTGATGAGAGATGACAGCAGTCCTGCAGTGCAATTCATGAAGTCCAGGATCGAAAGGCTCGCCTCCAGGTGGACGATAGCGGGGGAGAGAATGAGGCAGAAGGTCGCACTGAGAACTCCCAGTCAGCTGAGG GTGTTGCTCTACCCAGGGGTTCTGGCAGGAGCTGGAGGGCAGCGGTTAGCCAGGATGGTGGAGAAGGGTGGTCCCCTTGGGGAGCTGGTCCAGTGGGCAGACATTAGTGCCTCCTTCTTCATCCTGGGTCACAAGCTGACCTTCACCATCTCTCAGGATCACCTGCACAG TCTGATACGGGCGGCGCCGGGCAGAGGGagttgtcccatacagggcccCATTCCCTTCGACCTCATCTACACCGATTATCATGGCTTAGCCCATCTGCGAGGAGCCATGGGGTTGTCCTTCCAGCACTATCA GTGCCGCTTCCGAATCCTGGACTCATTCGGTACGGAACCTGCCTTTAACGTTGGGGAATACGCACGCAAGCGGGGATACACCACCATGTGGGGCAGCTGGGGTTTGCAGCCTCTGCAGTACATGACCATGTTCC CTCATACTCCTGACAACTCCTTCATGGGCTTTGTGAGCGAGGAGGTGGGGGATGGAGAGGCGAGCCGTTctcaaaggaaggaaaacattGCAGTCGTCTACGGGAAACAGGCCTACATGTGGCAA GGCAAGGAACGGTATCTCGAGATTATTAGCCGGGAGCTGGAGATTCATGGAACTGTGTACCAGCGGGATGGACAGCCCTCTCCGCTGCCCAGTTTCGTCACCAACCACGGCTTGTTGGCCCAAGACCAACTCCAGCGGCTGCTGAGGAGAGCCAAG CTCTTTGTTGGCCTGGGGTTTCCATATGAGGGTCCCGCACCCCTGGAGGCCATCGCGTTGGGATGTGTGTTCCTCCAGCCTCGCTTCCACCCTCCCCATTCCTCAGTAAACAATGACTTTTACAAGGGGAAGCCCACGATGCGGGAG GTCCACTCCCAGCATCCCTACACCGAGGACTTCATTGGAAAGCCCTATGTGTGGACTGTGGACATGGACAACACGACTGAGGTTCAAGAAGCAGTCAGAGCTATTCTGAGCCTGAAG GTGGATCCTTTCATCCCTCATGAGTTTACCTGTGAAGGGATGCTGGAGAGAGTCTATGCGTACATCGCTCATCAG GATTTCTGCAGTTTGTCCGTCCCCAGCTGGCCTTCGGAGGACAACCTGGCCATGCGGCTGGGTCCCCTAGGACAGTCGTGTGTTGCTGTGTGCCGGCACACTGCTCTCAGGTGTGAACCAGCTTTGTTCCATCACCTCAACCATCCCACTGCCTTCCAGAA ACTGGGACTGACGTGTGCCAGcacagagcaggaggtggaccATCTGTTCCCAGCCTACAGCCCCTGGGGCCGCCGCTGCTCCCTGCAGCAGGACAGCTTGCTGTACAGTTGTGCAGGTGGCCACCCCTCGTACCGCAGGCTCTGTCCCTGCAGGGCCTTCCAGCCTGGACAGGTGGCGCTATGCCCTGGCTGCCTATAG